In Aegilops tauschii subsp. strangulata cultivar AL8/78 chromosome 3, Aet v6.0, whole genome shotgun sequence, one genomic interval encodes:
- the LOC109756932 gene encoding uncharacterized protein, with amino-acid sequence MRAVTGSIVSSKSKRCSLLKAERVLESFGERNSSGLPSSDAATYLRTTADAVRDLRFYLIDLRKRLQLQQVDVDVEEDSERKRRNKQERRVVKQEEQEDVPLIQLQQEEEEAAVVSKVGISLLPRKKKKKKEEEEKDIIIIKQEEEQEEHKKKRKHAAQELVEVKKEEEADFVDPDLGSDKKKQKKKKRSRDGADDNGNAAQEAEHTKKKQRK; translated from the coding sequence atgagggcggtgACCGGCAGCATCGTGTCCTCGAAGAGCAAGCGGTGCTCGCTGTTGAAGGCCGAGCGCGTCCTGGAAAGCTTCGGCGAGCGCAACTCGTCGGGCCTCCCCTCCTCCGACGCCGCCACCTACCTCCGCACCACCGCCGACGCCGTCCGCGACCTCCGCTTCTACCTCATCGACCTCCGCAAGCGCCTCCAGCTCCAACAGGTGGACGTGGACGTGGAGGAGGACAGTGAGAGGAAGCGGAGGAACAAGCAAGAGAGGCGTGTCGTCAAGCAGGAGGAGCAAGAAGATGTCCCTTTGATCCAACTCcaacaggaggaggaggaggcggcggtggtGTCCAAAGTAGGGATCAGTTTGCTTcccaggaagaagaagaagaagaaggaggaggaggagaaagacatcatcatcatcaagcagGAAGAAGAACAAGAGGAGCACAAGAAGAAGCGGAAGCATGCCGCACAAGAGTTGGTCGAGgtgaagaaagaagaagaagctgaTTTCGTCGACCCCGATTTGGGGAGCGACAagaagaagcagaaaaagaagaagaggagcagagatGGCGCCGATGACAATGGCAACGCCGCCCAAGAAGCAGAGcataccaagaagaagcagcgcAAGTAG
- the LOC109756930 gene encoding uncharacterized protein, with product MATDDPEPPQPQTLAAGELVWAKTKGRHHWWPARLHAPSTSTQPPLVSSLGAEYSDDHRPAVAVKPFLAAPDADALARANKGLAFVAAVAHARATAVGILCDALTCPCARGPQESSEADDNNNKVVITAVANLLEPREFLAALGSAAVDAPALGLLDHARLKSWVQALAQGWGYQRRTKDDLIDKIDLDMLAASEEEEEEEKKAVVVPLHKTPKQSKSRTKAPTPKDKEEQEEEDKDKAEMAHKTPKQRRRASLMDSEEEEEQKLSSQNKDESGTALSGRRERKKSKYLSPPYTNIGVFALEDRSDDSPKKSPPTSAANKDESKYNKGSPHEKQLKKKSKVVPPPLPLDNVAAQEVLLLLRCFGEDVSHKRHFPKAAEDFLGLLRSSVFAEGAHHDSYKDHECPVPKNAAADGPVAAGLVSDSAATPKQGKGKRGRKKKDQDGSADSSSINNNNNNKKKTAALDCAAEDASEENKKEENVSEKKKRGRKKKEQDGTSPKGSVINKRKKMDKTSPKATLGPGSGSGLVITPAIPIRQVSAQDIMSQVKPGMGAGVPDPKMKNSLLVSKSPISATMSGGVKSGEEQEQGDGGSVVNASSDQSAKKNEEEATKPATDMMNVDGDVPQTQVTVPMNVDMNVDTTLSQDVAAKHQADVKMPEAAGMNADILNADVPAASAHAQVMTVPETGGIQLLDMNVESVVDVPVVTSVQMEAMELEASIPVLDINEQVAAVEDVPATSGSLPPIHGDIISQPADENKDKASVQVRAVQESYTSLIQAMLPETYKKVEEVAAGDDETQKVEQTSQNKAVADGASHSSPAKGTSGGTNGSPCPDAPNSAQKRRNKKPAAAYFANPAEIRVKFLDGTMVPTKEELLSEFRRFGVLVESECDISEERRDARVVFGKSTEAEAAYTKAEIPGIFGQFGPPWATLGLNYLEAITLAPARPAKPPLARADMRKNVENMISSLKNGRSLPAPAPAGGAGAAPVSASLLAEMQRLLSKLDKTQPPPGPSGSAPPSS from the coding sequence ATGGCGACGGACGATCCCGAGCCCCCGCAaccccaaaccctagccgccggggAGCTCGTCTGGGCCAAGACCAAGGGCCGCCACCACTGGTGGCCAGCGCGCCTCCACGCCCCATCCACCTCCACCCAACCACCCCTCGTCTCCTCCCTCGGCGCCGAGTACTCCGACGACCACCGCCCCGCCGTGGCCGTCAAGCCCTTCCTCGCCgcccccgacgccgacgccctcgCGCGGGCCAACAAAGGCCTCGCCTttgtcgccgccgtcgcccacgCCAGGGCCACGGCCGTCGGCATCCTCTGCGACGCCCTCACCTGCCCCTGCGCCCGCGGCCCCCAAGAATCATCCGAGGCCGACGACAACAACAACAAGGTCGTCATCACCGCCGTCGCCAACCTCCTCGAGCCCCGGGAGTTCCTCGCCGCGCTCGGCAGCGCGGCCGTCGACGCCCCCGCCCTCGGCCTGCTGGACCACGCCCGCCTCAAGAGCTGGGTCCAGGCGCTCGCCCAGGGATGGGGCTACCAGCGCCGCACCAAAGACGACCTCATCGACAAGATTGATCTCGACATGCTGGCCGCCtctgaagaggaggaggaggaggagaagaaggccgtGGTGGTGCCGCTGCACAAGACGCCCAAGCAGAGCAAGAGCCGCACCAAAGCCCCCACTCCCAAGGAcaaggaggagcaggaggaggaggacaaggaCAAAGCCGAGATGGCACACAAGACCCCCAAGCAGAGAAGGAGAGCCTCGCTCATGGactccgaggaggaggaggagcagaaaCTCAGCAGCCAGAACAAGGATGAGAGCGGCACTGCCCTCTCCGGGAGGCGCGAGCGCAAGAAGAGCAAGTATCTCTCGCCGCCCTACACCAACATCGGCGTCTTTGCTCTTGAGGACAGGTCAGATGATTCGCCAAAGAAATCACCGCCCACCAGCGCTGCTAACAAGGATGAGAGCAAGTATAACAAGGGGTCACCACATGAGAAGCAGctgaagaagaagagcaaggtgGTGCCGCCGCCGCTTCCGCTGGACAATGTTGCTGCTCAGGAGGTCCTGCTGCTGCTGCGCTGCTTCGGGGAGGACGTCTCTCACAAGAGGCACTTCCCCAAGGCCGCGGAGGACTTCCTTGGCCTGCTCAGGAGCTCCGTATTTGCTGAGGGTGCTCACCATGACTCCTACAAGGACCATGAATGCCCGGTGCCCAAGAATGCTGCTGCAGACGGCCCTGTTGCTGCTGGCCTGGTTTCAGATTCAGCTGCTACTCCGAAACAAGGCAAGGGTAAGCGTGGTAGAAAGAAGAAGGATCAGGATGGCAGTGCCGATTCTTCTTctatcaacaacaacaacaacaacaagaagaagacgGCCGCTCTTGACTGTGCAGCGGAGGATGCTTCTGAGGAGAATAAGAAAGAGGAGAATGTTtctgagaagaagaagaggggcaGAAAGAAGAAGGAGCAGGATGGAACCTCCCCAAAAGGCTCTGTTATCAacaagaggaagaagatggacaAAACCTCCCCAAAAGCAACTCTTGGGCCTGGCTCTGGCTCTGGCTTGGTTATCACACCCGCTATTCCTATCAGGCAGGTGAGTGCTCAAGATATCATGAGCCAAGTCAAACCAGGCATGGGAGCTGGGGTTCCTGATCCCAAGATGAAGAACAGCTTGTTGGTGTCCAAGAGCCCTATTTCAGCTACAATGTCTGGAGGAGTAAAATCAGGAGAGGAGCAGGAGCAAGGGGACGGTGGATCCGTTGTGAATGCTTCATCTGACCAATCTGCCAAAAAGAATGAGGAGGAAGCAACAAAGCCAGCAACTGATATGATGAATGTGGACGGAGATGTGCCCCAGACTCAAGTTACAGTGCCTATGAATGTGGATATGAACGTGGATACTACTCTTAGCCAAGATGTTGCTGCCAAACATCAGGCTGACGTTAAAATGCCTGAAGCTGCTGGTATGAATGCGGATATTCTTAACGCAGATGTTCCTGCCGCAAGTGCACACGCACAAGTGATGACTGTGCCTGAAACTGGTGGTATTCAGTTATTAGATATGAATGTGGAAAGTGTTGTAGATGTGCCTGTCGTCACAAGTGTCCAGATGGAAGCCATGGAGCTGGAAGCTAGTATTCCTGTACTAGATATAAATGAACAAGTTGCTGCTGTTGAAGATGTGCCTGCTACAAGTGGCTCGCTTCCACCTATCCATGGAGATATCATATCCCAGCCCGCCGATGAAAACAAAGACAAGGCAAGTGTGCAAGTTCGTGCAGTTCAAGAGTCATACACATCTCTGATTCAGGCGATGCTGCCGGAAACGTACAAGAAAGTGGAGGAGGTCGCTGCTGGAGATGATGAGACTCAAAAGGTTGAACAGACTAGCCAGAACAAGGCAGTTGCTGATGGAGCTAGCCATTCTTCTCCTGCAAAAGGTACTAGTGGTGGTACCAATGGGAGCCCCTGCCCTGATGCACCCAACTCTGCCCAGAAGAGGAGAAACAAGAAGCCCGCAGCAGCATACTTTGCCAACCCAGCAGAGATCCGGGTGAAATTCTTGGACGGCACCATGGTCCCCACCAAGGAGGAGCTGCTCTCAGAGTTCCGCAGGTTTGGCGTCCTGGTGGAGTCGGAGTGCGACATATCAGAAGAGCGCCGCGACGCGCGCGTGGTGTTTGGGAAGAGCACCGAGGCGGAGGCGGCCTACACCAAGGCGGAGATCCCAGGCATCTTCGGGCAGTTCGGGCCCCCCTGGGCCACCCTGGGGCTCAACTACCTGGAGGCGATCACGCTTGCACCTGCCCGTCCTGCCAAGCCCCCGCTGGCTCGTGCCGACATGAGGAAGAACGTGGAGAACATGATCTCGTCCCTGAAGAACGGTCGGTCTTTGCCGGCTCCCGCTCCCGCTGGAGGAGCCGGAGCGGCGCCCGTGTCGGCGAGCCTCCTTGCTGAGATGCAGCGGCTCCTGTCCAAGCTCGACAAGACGCAGCCGCCCCCTGGGCCTTCGGGCTCGGCTCCTCCGTCGTCGTAG
- the LOC109756933 gene encoding protein RER1B isoform X1, which translates to MDSGGDSSGGGAAAAAAKWRTDATRAFQYYLDRSTPHATGRWLGTLVVAAVYALRVLSIHGFYIVSYGLGIYLLNLLIGFLSPMVDPELDPSAAAHDGPALPTRGSDEFKPFIRRLPEFKFWYAITKAFVIAFVMTFFSVFDVPVFWPILLCYWIVLFVLTMKRQILHMVKYKYVPFNIGKQKYGRKKGGASSSSSKD; encoded by the exons atGGACTCCGGCGGCGACTCGTCCggcgggggcgcggcggcggcggcggccaagtggcGGACGGACGCGACGCGGGCCTTCCAGTACTACCTGGACCGCTCCACGCCGCACGCCACGGGCCGCTGGCTCGGCACgctcgtcgtcgccgccgtcTACGCGCTCCGGGTCTTGTCCATCCACGGCTTCTACATCGTCAGCTACGGCCTCGGGATCTACCTCCTCAACCTCCTCATCGGCTTCCTCTCCCCCATGGTCGACCCGGAGCTCGACCCCTCCGCCGCCGCACACGACGGGCCCGCCCTCCCCACCCGCGGATCCGACGAGTTTAAGCCATTCATCAGGAGGCTCCCAGAGTTCAAGTTCTG GTACGCAATCACAAAGGCTTTTGTTATAGCTTTTGTGATGACATTCTTCTCCGTGTTCGACGTACCTGTGTTCTGGCCTATACTGCTCTGCTACTGGATTGTACTCTTTGTGCTGACGATGAAGCGCCAGATTCTGCACATGGTCAAGTACAAATATGTGCCCTTCAACATCGGGAAGCAG AAATACGGCAGGAAGAAGGGTGGCGCGAGCAGCAGCTCGTCAAAAGACTGA
- the LOC109756933 gene encoding protein RER1B isoform X2, with product MDSGGDSSGGGAAAAAAKWRTDATRAFQYYLDRSTPHATGRWLGTLVVAAVYALRVLSIHGFYIVSYGLGIYLLNLLIGFLSPMVDPELDPSAAAHDGPALPTRGSDEFKPFIRRLPEFKFCSSIRLITPGRIYRVQMYAITKAFVIAFVMTFFSVFDVPVFWPILLCYWIVLFVLTMKRQILHMVKYKYVPFNIGKQKYGRKKGGASSSSSKD from the exons atGGACTCCGGCGGCGACTCGTCCggcgggggcgcggcggcggcggcggccaagtggcGGACGGACGCGACGCGGGCCTTCCAGTACTACCTGGACCGCTCCACGCCGCACGCCACGGGCCGCTGGCTCGGCACgctcgtcgtcgccgccgtcTACGCGCTCCGGGTCTTGTCCATCCACGGCTTCTACATCGTCAGCTACGGCCTCGGGATCTACCTCCTCAACCTCCTCATCGGCTTCCTCTCCCCCATGGTCGACCCGGAGCTCGACCCCTCCGCCGCCGCACACGACGGGCCCGCCCTCCCCACCCGCGGATCCGACGAGTTTAAGCCATTCATCAGGAGGCTCCCAGAGTTCAAGTTCTG CAGCAGCATTCGGCTAATCACACCAGGCAGGATATATCGAGTGCAAAT GTACGCAATCACAAAGGCTTTTGTTATAGCTTTTGTGATGACATTCTTCTCCGTGTTCGACGTACCTGTGTTCTGGCCTATACTGCTCTGCTACTGGATTGTACTCTTTGTGCTGACGATGAAGCGCCAGATTCTGCACATGGTCAAGTACAAATATGTGCCCTTCAACATCGGGAAGCAG AAATACGGCAGGAAGAAGGGTGGCGCGAGCAGCAGCTCGTCAAAAGACTGA
- the LOC109756934 gene encoding uncharacterized protein, producing the protein MADGDQNQQPPRYWFPYWSGPPPPVRPQMSRRLSPPAAPSSPALPSSPAVPSSPRRPSPSHPRQPTPPRAAQSQASSRPSPSRASPLAPIREPPNSNSNAGATARPPPKPKHKDVEVVPQPEKAAVHPTAAAAETKHGKAAQHHHKEKEADKEKKDEHKSKDKKNHAGEDSKHKDKEKKHHADAGDEDSKHKEKEKEKDKEKKHHADGGEEGKHKGKEHGKLHGELKADMVRRATGSGHGHPGASAITLAGENKGASMKVGGKSKDGSWKEHQGGHRLDGKPVDGEKKQGMMRALINSNVQVINNSLLLHSSCSGGDPGVHLNLSAKSSARKDKQKHAAGADKSDKAAAAKK; encoded by the coding sequence ATGGCGGACGGCGACCAGAACCAGCAGCCGCCGCGCTACTGGTTCCCCTACTGGAGCGGGCCGCCGCCCCCGGTGCGCCCGCAGATGTCGCGCCGCCTCTCCCCGCCCGCAGCGCCGTCCTCGCCAGCACTGCCGTCCTCGCCCGCAGTGCCgtcctcgccgcgccgcccgtcgCCCTCCCACCCCCGCCAACCCACTCCTCCTCGTGCGGCTCAGAGCCAGGCGTCCTCCCGCCCGTCCCCGTCCCGGGCCTCGCCGCTCGCGCCCATCCGAGAGCCGCCCAACAGCAACTCCAACGCCGGTGCTACTGCCAGGCCGCCTCCAAAGCCCAAGCACAAGGACGTGGAGGTCGTCCCGCAGCCGGAGAAAGCCGCCGTGCACCCGACTGCCGCTGCGGCTGAGACCAAGCACGGCAAGGCCGCCCAACACCACCACAAGGAGAAGGAGGCCGACAAGGAGAAGAAGGACGAGCACAAGAGCAAGGACAAGAAGAACCACGCCGGTGAGGACAGCAAGCACAAGGATAAAGAGAAGAAGCACCATGCCGACGCCGGCGATGAGGACAGCAAGcacaaggagaaggagaaggagaaagacAAGGAGAAGAAGCACCATGCTGACGGCGGCGAGGAGGGCAAGCACAAGGGGAAGGAGCACGGGAAGCTGCACGGCGAGCTCAAGGCCGACATGGTGCGCAGGGCCACCGGCTCCGGGCACGGGCACCCGGGGGCGAGCGCGATCACGCTGGCGGGGGAGAACAAGGGCGCGTCCATGAAGGTGGGCGGCAAGAGCAAGGACGGCTCATGGAAGGAGCACCAGGGCGGGCACCGGCTGGACGGGAAGCCGGTGGACGGCGAGAAGAAGCAGGGGATGATGAGGGCGCTGATCAACAGCAACGTGCAGGTGATCAACAACTCGCTGCTGCTGCACAGCTCCTGCAGCGGCGGCGACCCAGGCGTGCACCTCAACCTCTCCGCCAAGTCCTCCGCCAGGAAAGACAAGCAGAAGCACGCGGCCGGAGCCGACAAGAGCGACAAAGCTGCTGCTGCAAAGAAATGA